The Pyrococcus kukulkanii genome contains a region encoding:
- a CDS encoding nucleotidyltransferase domain-containing protein — MTRKHLPLDCLRKRLSSLPIYSLILYGSVVRGDYIPGVSDVDVFVVLEEYDEKILLRVEEVVRECFADFKPVEVDVAWELVENLDDPLRKGYPYKFLTIYRQDFVENHIVVVGNDIMPPSYDFSALLQERIKSIESNLERFKNNGKMMHILAGEVVRLWAFLNGADLDKTSVLKKVEEVGDKEALEVYKKYLEGRKMEFSQEFLEEFIKRKLMEIQAILGNP; from the coding sequence CTTAAGAAAAAGGCTTTCTTCTCTCCCCATTTATTCCCTTATTCTGTATGGTTCAGTCGTTAGGGGAGATTATATCCCAGGAGTTAGCGATGTTGATGTTTTTGTGGTTTTAGAGGAGTACGACGAGAAAATACTCTTGAGAGTGGAGGAGGTAGTTAGAGAGTGCTTTGCAGACTTCAAGCCCGTGGAAGTGGATGTTGCGTGGGAGTTAGTTGAGAACCTTGATGATCCTCTGAGGAAAGGTTATCCTTACAAGTTCCTGACGATATATAGACAGGACTTCGTTGAGAATCACATTGTGGTTGTGGGGAATGATATAATGCCTCCATCCTATGATTTTAGCGCTCTATTGCAGGAGAGGATAAAATCGATAGAGAGTAACCTTGAAAGGTTTAAAAATAATGGAAAGATGATGCATATCTTGGCCGGAGAAGTAGTTCGCCTTTGGGCCTTCTTAAATGGAGCAGATTTAGATAAAACAAGTGTGTTGAAAAAGGTTGAGGAGGTTGGAGATAAAGAGGCCTTAGAAGTTTATAAGAAGTACTTAGAAGGTAGGAAGATGGAGTTTTCCCAGGAATTCTTAGAAGAGTTTATTAAAAGAAAGCTCATGGAAATCCAGGCCATACTTGGAAATCCTTAA